A part of Pectinatus sottacetonis genomic DNA contains:
- a CDS encoding ABC transporter ATP-binding protein: protein MLKVDNINVFYGAIHAIKGISMEVNQGEIVTLIGANGAGKSTTLRTVSGLLKPKDGIISFEDKIISGVAAHKIVEYGISQVPEGRRIFANMTVMENLELGAYIRKDKSKIRTDLDRVFTHFPRLAERKKQEAGTLSGGEQQMLAMGRALMSSPRLLLLDEPSMGLAPLLIKEIFAIIKNINEAGTTVLLVEQNANMALSIANRAYVLETGKITLSGDAKKLAASEEVRKAYLGG from the coding sequence ATGCTAAAAGTAGATAATATAAATGTATTTTATGGAGCAATTCATGCTATCAAGGGAATTAGTATGGAAGTAAACCAGGGAGAAATTGTTACACTCATCGGAGCTAATGGTGCTGGTAAATCGACAACTCTTCGGACTGTTTCCGGACTGCTTAAGCCGAAGGATGGTATTATTTCCTTTGAAGATAAAATTATAAGTGGCGTGGCAGCTCATAAAATTGTGGAATATGGCATATCCCAGGTTCCAGAAGGCCGGCGTATTTTTGCTAATATGACCGTAATGGAAAATCTTGAACTTGGTGCATATATACGAAAAGATAAAAGTAAGATACGGACAGATTTAGATCGGGTATTCACGCATTTTCCGCGTTTAGCAGAACGGAAAAAACAAGAAGCTGGGACTTTATCAGGCGGGGAACAGCAGATGCTGGCAATGGGACGTGCCCTTATGAGCAGTCCACGGTTGCTATTGCTTGATGAACCATCAATGGGGTTGGCACCTCTTCTCATAAAAGAAATATTTGCTATAATAAAAAATATTAATGAAGCAGGAACAACTGTACTTCTTGTAGAACAAAATGCTAATATGGCTTTATCAATTGCTAATCGTGCCTATGTTTTGGAAACAGGTAAAATAACATTGAGTGGTGATGCGAAAAAGCTTGCTGCCAGTGAAGAGGTCCGTAAAGCATATCTCGGTGGATAA
- a CDS encoding CBS domain-containing protein: MFVSNYMTKNPVTVSADTSIDEAAGLMKMNHFRRLPIVENGKVLGIISDRDISRIAPSPATTLAKYEINSLLSKMTVKDIMSTPIVSVSEDATVEEAALIMCNNKIGGLPVISSVGILVGIITETDIFRVFVKVMGLASGKTRVTLDFQDKIGATKEISDVFASHQLNIDSFVSFNTPNGDSEAIIRGDFPDLTAIVADLEKLGYTVSHITKIGNSHN; the protein is encoded by the coding sequence TTGTTTGTATCAAATTATATGACTAAAAATCCGGTTACAGTATCTGCTGATACCTCTATTGATGAAGCAGCCGGACTTATGAAAATGAACCATTTTCGTCGTCTTCCCATAGTTGAAAACGGAAAGGTGCTGGGGATTATAAGCGATCGTGATATTTCCCGCATTGCCCCTTCTCCGGCTACTACTTTGGCAAAGTATGAAATAAATTCTCTTTTGTCTAAAATGACTGTTAAGGACATAATGTCAACGCCGATTGTTTCTGTTTCTGAAGATGCTACTGTTGAAGAAGCAGCGCTTATTATGTGTAATAATAAAATAGGCGGATTGCCTGTCATTAGTAGCGTAGGGATTTTAGTAGGTATTATTACTGAGACTGATATTTTTCGGGTATTTGTTAAAGTTATGGGGCTTGCGAGTGGTAAGACAAGAGTTACACTAGATTTTCAGGATAAAATTGGGGCAACAAAAGAAATTTCTGATGTATTTGCCAGTCATCAGTTAAATATTGATAGTTTTGTTTCTTTTAATACACCTAACGGAGATTCGGAAGCAATAATCCGCGGTGATTTTCCTGATTTAACGGCTATAGTTGCCGATTTAGAAAAACTGGGATATACAGTATCTCATATTACTAAAATTGGAAATTCTCACAACTAA